In Flavobacteriales bacterium, the following are encoded in one genomic region:
- a CDS encoding insulinase family protein codes for MMEVIDRTLAPAFKNVDDIGLSDVKKQTLSNGWPLLTLRAGIEEVVRIQWAFHLSGNNRSGFMADRAANAMMRDGTGNRDSRQIALELDGSGSHLGLSVEGNLAHVTLYTLSSQITAILPLVKDLITNSVYNQPAFDLYLQSQRQSLMVNRKKVSFMSRKAFKESILGKDHLNGFVIDDHDLEVLSPEGIREAAREVYMQRGAYVMMAGQWPDGVEAAIDDVVKDIPCIGMPEAIIKSEEKVIKPGRKLEVINGTVQAAIRMGMPSINRAHEDFPALFVTNTVLGGYFGSRLMSNIREDKGFTYGIGSGLVSLPGAGYFFITTEVGADVCRQAIDEIYKEVNRLKNDEVPEEELSLVRNYILGSLMRSADGPFSQADVQLGLINLGLDISYFSNLVNKVKTVQPDEILAMANKYWDTGAFVEIVAGPAGCC; via the coding sequence ATGATGGAAGTAATTGACAGAACTTTAGCTCCGGCATTTAAGAATGTGGATGACATCGGACTTTCTGATGTTAAGAAGCAAACCCTGTCCAACGGTTGGCCTTTGCTGACGCTGCGTGCAGGCATAGAGGAAGTGGTCCGGATTCAGTGGGCATTTCATTTGAGTGGCAATAACAGATCTGGCTTTATGGCTGATCGTGCAGCCAATGCCATGATGAGGGATGGAACGGGAAACAGGGATTCAAGGCAAATTGCCCTGGAGCTTGATGGTTCGGGAAGTCACCTGGGTTTATCCGTTGAAGGAAATCTGGCACATGTGACGTTGTATACATTGTCAAGTCAGATCACTGCGATCCTGCCGCTGGTGAAGGATCTCATAACAAATAGCGTATACAATCAACCTGCTTTTGATCTATACCTGCAAAGTCAAAGGCAGTCGTTGATGGTGAACCGCAAAAAAGTATCCTTTATGTCAAGGAAGGCATTTAAGGAAAGTATCCTTGGGAAGGATCACCTGAATGGATTTGTGATAGATGATCACGACCTGGAAGTGTTAAGTCCCGAAGGAATTAGGGAGGCCGCACGTGAAGTGTATATGCAGCGTGGAGCCTATGTGATGATGGCAGGGCAATGGCCTGATGGGGTGGAGGCCGCCATTGATGATGTGGTGAAAGATATACCCTGCATTGGTATGCCGGAGGCGATAATAAAATCAGAGGAAAAGGTAATAAAACCCGGAAGAAAACTCGAAGTAATTAACGGTACGGTGCAGGCCGCCATTCGCATGGGTATGCCATCCATTAACAGGGCCCATGAAGATTTCCCGGCACTTTTTGTAACAAATACGGTACTGGGTGGGTATTTCGGATCAAGATTAATGTCGAATATCAGGGAAGATAAAGGGTTTACATACGGAATAGGCTCCGGACTGGTGTCCCTTCCGGGTGCCGGTTATTTTTTCATTACCACCGAAGTTGGCGCCGATGTATGCCGGCAGGCCATAGATGAAATTTACAAAGAAGTGAATCGTTTAAAGAACGATGAGGTTCCCGAGGAGGAACTCAGTCTTGTCAGAAACTATATACTGGGTTCGCTCATGAGAAGTGCAGACGGCCCGTTCAGCCAGGCTGACGTGCAACTTGGGTTGATCAACCTGGGTCTGGATATATCGTATTTCAGTAACTTGGTGAATAAGGTGAAAACCGTGCAACCGGATGAGATCCTGGCAATGGCCAATAAATATTGGGACACAGGTGCCTTCGTTGAGATTGTGGCGGGACCTGCCGGTTGCTGCTGA
- a CDS encoding gliding motility-associated C-terminal domain-containing protein — protein MSIQRYITLSYFICTSAWCFAQSGMQARLQCVSVDPVGSVTITWQMPEDTCSDFIRYELYRSTQATGPFNLVYQVNNDPTVLSYPDNGINAQLQPYYYFVRAVSACGTFDSDTLGNLTVQVTGNGGGIATVNWSLWTNPPAGTSSLVYIYREYPAGTWTLLDSTTTAPFVDTISICNSQINYRIMVANDSGCTSVSSVDGDVFQDVIAPGITELDSLSVDTSNGNAHMGWQPSPDPDAAGYIIYQWVGGFWQPVDTLWGKNNTYFNNPGGGAGANFEQYRVAAFDSCFNVSPLGTQHNTIFLDVSIDRCTLESSLTWNEYKGWNDGVSSYTIYAIENGGTPVALDSVQGTSYIHTGLNGYSVYCYVVRANDGSGLRTSSSNKVCVYSDPPFPPAYTYVSTATVNGSAIDVTFYVDTMAEAMQYLVQRAPIASGPYATIATLTPGGSPLVTYTDNSVDPAAGPYAYRLEVINTCGASAMISSNVGQTMVCTATANNDFTNTITWTAYTDWPAGISEYRIYRTVGGVGIKAMIATVGSSQFTYIDPVDQLTSGDGSFCYEVEAVENAGNPWPFSVSSVSNEACAYQLPRLYIPNAFTPDDNGLNDEFIPISMFIDPLEYQFIVFNRWSDVVFETVDPMMGWDGTFNGHNQPLGVYVYFVKIKTVDGRTFDKKGTFNLIR, from the coding sequence TTGAGTATACAGAGATATATAACGCTGAGTTATTTTATCTGTACATCGGCCTGGTGCTTTGCTCAGTCCGGTATGCAGGCCCGATTGCAGTGTGTCTCCGTAGATCCCGTTGGTTCGGTTACCATCACCTGGCAAATGCCGGAGGATACATGCAGCGACTTCATTCGCTATGAATTGTACAGATCGACACAGGCCACCGGCCCTTTCAATCTGGTTTATCAGGTAAACAACGACCCTACCGTACTCAGCTATCCGGACAACGGGATCAACGCGCAGTTGCAACCATATTATTATTTTGTAAGAGCAGTCAGTGCCTGTGGAACCTTTGATTCCGACACCCTCGGGAATCTGACGGTTCAGGTGACCGGTAACGGAGGCGGAATAGCAACCGTTAACTGGAGTCTGTGGACCAATCCGCCTGCCGGAACATCTTCCCTTGTATATATATACAGAGAATACCCGGCTGGTACCTGGACCTTATTGGATAGTACGACAACCGCGCCTTTTGTTGATACCATTTCGATATGCAACTCACAGATCAATTACCGGATCATGGTAGCAAATGATTCCGGTTGCACTTCAGTGTCCTCCGTAGACGGAGATGTTTTTCAGGATGTGATTGCGCCTGGCATCACCGAACTTGATTCATTAAGCGTTGATACCTCTAATGGTAATGCGCACATGGGTTGGCAGCCAAGTCCTGATCCCGACGCTGCGGGCTACATTATTTACCAATGGGTAGGTGGATTCTGGCAGCCAGTGGATACCCTGTGGGGGAAAAATAATACCTATTTCAATAATCCCGGAGGTGGAGCGGGAGCAAATTTCGAACAATACCGGGTGGCAGCATTTGACAGTTGTTTTAATGTCAGTCCACTTGGAACACAACACAATACCATATTTCTTGACGTAAGCATTGATCGTTGCACCCTGGAATCAAGTTTGACATGGAATGAATACAAAGGATGGAATGATGGTGTGTCATCCTATACCATTTATGCGATTGAAAATGGCGGGACTCCTGTAGCACTGGACTCTGTTCAGGGTACATCCTATATACATACCGGGTTGAATGGCTACAGTGTTTACTGTTATGTGGTTCGCGCCAATGACGGTTCCGGCCTGAGAACATCTTCATCCAACAAGGTCTGTGTGTATTCCGATCCGCCATTTCCGCCGGCATATACTTATGTGAGCACTGCCACCGTGAACGGGTCAGCGATTGATGTGACCTTTTATGTGGATACCATGGCAGAGGCCATGCAGTACCTTGTGCAACGTGCACCTATCGCATCAGGGCCCTACGCTACCATAGCTACCCTTACTCCCGGTGGTTCACCGCTGGTGACTTATACCGACAATTCCGTAGATCCGGCAGCCGGACCATATGCCTATCGCCTGGAGGTGATCAATACATGTGGCGCCTCCGCCATGATCTCGTCCAATGTCGGTCAGACCATGGTTTGCACAGCTACAGCCAATAACGATTTTACCAATACCATTACATGGACAGCTTACACGGACTGGCCTGCAGGAATATCCGAATACAGGATCTACCGGACTGTTGGCGGAGTGGGTATCAAAGCCATGATCGCAACGGTCGGCAGTTCACAATTCACCTATATAGATCCCGTGGATCAACTGACATCGGGGGATGGTTCGTTTTGTTATGAGGTGGAGGCTGTTGAGAATGCCGGTAACCCATGGCCGTTCTCAGTGAGCAGTGTTTCCAATGAAGCGTGTGCGTACCAGCTTCCTAGGCTTTATATTCCCAACGCCTTTACGCCGGATGATAATGGTTTGAATGATGAATTCATCCCGATCAGCATGTTCATAGATCCTTTGGAGTATCAGTTCATCGTGTTTAACAGATGGAGTGATGTGGTCTTTGAAACCGTTGATCCAATGATGGGATGGGACGGCACCTTTAATGGTCACAACCAGCCGTTAGGCGTGTACGTGTATTTTGTTAAAATCAAAACAGTGGATGGAAGAACCTTTGACAAGAAGGGTACTTTTAATCTGATCCGCTGA
- a CDS encoding choice-of-anchor L domain-containing protein gives MSYCFPLNRKVNLAVLVVFLCFLTPAKAQLTVTGGLNLNDIRNLLFGPDVTIANFQVNCPNGAYGSFNGGNSNIGLTGGILLTTGNINVAVGPNNIGDAGRDNNAPGDTDLDDLVNGGTSGCVIGGPCTQTGCNGTMTTNGVCTCTNCADAGTSFDACSIEFDITPTCDQIQIRYVFGS, from the coding sequence ATGTCGTATTGTTTTCCCCTGAACCGCAAGGTAAACCTTGCCGTATTGGTTGTGTTCCTCTGTTTTCTGACACCAGCAAAGGCTCAGTTAACAGTCACAGGAGGGCTGAACTTAAATGATATCAGGAATCTGCTCTTCGGTCCCGATGTGACCATCGCCAACTTTCAGGTTAATTGTCCCAACGGCGCATATGGTTCATTCAACGGGGGGAATTCCAATATAGGACTCACTGGTGGTATCCTTCTAACCACAGGGAATATCAATGTCGCAGTAGGTCCCAACAATATCGGAGATGCCGGACGCGACAACAATGCACCCGGTGATACAGACCTGGACGACCTTGTCAACGGTGGAACTTCCGGTTGTGTGATCGGAGGTCCTTGTACCCAAACGGGGTGCAACGGCACCATGACCACGAACGGGGTGTGTACGTGCACCAACTGCGCGGATGCGGGTACCAGTTTTGACGCATGCAGCATCGAGTTTGACATCACACCTACATGCGATCAGATTCAGATAAGGTATGTCTTCGGATCTTAA
- a CDS encoding insulinase family protein: MIQFERFVLDNGMKVLVHPDHTTPIAAVNLLYDVGARDESAGRTGFAHLFEHLMFEGSVNIPHFDRPLEMAGGTNNAFTSNDITNYYESLPMMNLETAFWLESDRMMSLNFSEEKLAIQKQVVIEEYKQRYLNQPYGDAWLMLRPMVYQVHPYQWPTIGKEISHIEEASLDEVRSFYFKHYRPNQAILVVAGPVSTEEVRVLCNKWFAEIPNGEDYQRSLPAEPEQKEKRTMRIAREVPLDAVFMAWKMAPRHSERFYRADLLSDILASGKASRFYTELVQKRKLFSDIGAYTTGECDGGMFAISGKLVKGVSHEDAEAGVWEVIRDLQKSSMPDEELRKVQTKAESIFRFGQMDITHRAMELAYFEWLSEAEDINREIDRIKSVKPRDIGTEANDLLKEEAACVLYYESMG, translated from the coding sequence ATGATTCAATTTGAACGTTTTGTCCTTGATAACGGAATGAAAGTTCTGGTTCATCCGGACCACACCACGCCCATCGCTGCGGTAAACCTTTTGTATGATGTAGGGGCGAGGGACGAATCTGCCGGGCGAACCGGCTTTGCACATTTGTTTGAACATCTGATGTTCGAGGGATCGGTGAATATACCTCATTTTGACCGCCCTCTGGAAATGGCGGGAGGCACCAATAACGCTTTTACCAGTAATGATATCACCAATTATTATGAAAGCCTGCCCATGATGAATCTGGAGACTGCGTTCTGGCTGGAGTCAGACCGGATGATGTCCCTGAATTTTTCTGAAGAGAAACTGGCCATACAAAAGCAGGTGGTGATTGAAGAGTACAAACAACGATACCTTAATCAACCCTATGGCGATGCCTGGCTCATGTTGAGACCAATGGTTTACCAGGTGCATCCCTACCAATGGCCCACGATAGGCAAAGAGATATCACATATTGAAGAAGCAAGTCTGGATGAAGTGAGGTCATTCTACTTTAAACATTACCGCCCCAATCAGGCCATTTTGGTTGTTGCCGGACCCGTTTCAACGGAGGAAGTTCGCGTGCTGTGTAATAAATGGTTTGCCGAAATACCCAATGGTGAGGACTACCAACGTAGTTTACCGGCTGAGCCTGAACAAAAAGAAAAGAGAACCATGCGGATTGCCCGGGAAGTACCCTTGGATGCCGTATTCATGGCCTGGAAAATGGCTCCCAGGCATTCGGAGCGGTTTTACCGGGCCGACTTGTTGAGTGATATCCTTGCTTCCGGCAAAGCATCCCGGTTTTATACGGAATTGGTACAAAAAAGGAAGCTGTTCTCCGACATAGGGGCGTATACCACAGGAGAATGCGACGGAGGAATGTTTGCCATTTCAGGTAAACTGGTGAAAGGGGTCAGTCATGAAGATGCAGAAGCAGGAGTTTGGGAAGTGATCCGTGACCTGCAAAAATCCTCCATGCCTGATGAAGAGCTGCGCAAAGTTCAAACCAAGGCAGAATCTATTTTTCGTTTCGGACAAATGGATATCACACACCGGGCCATGGAACTGGCATACTTTGAGTGGTTGTCTGAAGCGGAGGACATCAACAGGGAGATTGATAGAATTAAAAGTGTAAAACCCCGGGACATAGGGACGGAAGCAAATGACCTGCTCAAAGAAGAAGCAGCCTGTGTCTTATATTATGAATCAATGGGATGA